One window of Neptuniibacter halophilus genomic DNA carries:
- a CDS encoding class II glutamine amidotransferase, whose amino-acid sequence MLPVQPRFLTFYSAGTVRIQLNAVQGAAALGVCSVHESNPQRWTAIGAEAVIRGVRGRSGLIEPTELWGCALYQEEPLEAVELQPFHRPQRGLSCMFSMSGELPGLDDHERFPLGDQWPLSCTDQERAFCLLQERMRKLWSEGRPDAEMRLAMVSDYAGRLNRLGGHSFIHWDGEMMFAYSAEQGEEEPLAYLSLRRSRFALNEAVELVAESEEEVDMLLVAHQSLLPEEAVPIEPGSSLCFRQARLVDQCDPVRFWSADALSASDGS is encoded by the coding sequence GTGTTACCAGTCCAACCCCGCTTTTTAACCTTTTACAGTGCCGGTACGGTACGGATTCAACTGAATGCAGTACAGGGCGCTGCGGCACTGGGGGTGTGCTCCGTGCACGAATCAAATCCCCAGCGCTGGACAGCGATCGGCGCGGAGGCGGTCATTCGCGGGGTGCGTGGACGCAGTGGCCTGATCGAGCCAACGGAGCTCTGGGGCTGTGCCCTGTATCAGGAGGAACCACTCGAAGCGGTAGAGTTACAGCCTTTTCACCGCCCTCAGCGGGGACTCTCCTGCATGTTTTCGATGAGCGGGGAGCTGCCCGGTCTGGACGATCATGAGCGTTTCCCGCTGGGGGATCAGTGGCCACTGAGCTGTACCGATCAGGAGCGGGCTTTCTGCCTGTTGCAGGAGCGGATGCGTAAGCTCTGGAGTGAAGGGCGCCCGGATGCGGAGATGCGTCTGGCGATGGTCTCCGATTATGCTGGCCGTCTGAACCGCCTCGGGGGACACAGCTTTATCCACTGGGATGGTGAGATGATGTTTGCCTACAGCGCCGAGCAGGGTGAGGAGGAGCCACTGGCCTACCTCAGCCTCAGGCGTTCAAGGTTTGCGCTAAACGAAGCCGTTGAGCTGGTGGCGGAGTCAGAAGAGGAAGTTGATATGCTGCTGGTGGCCCATCAATCCCTGTTACCGGAGGAGGCGGTGCCGATTGAACCGGGAAGCAGTCTCTGTTTCCGTCAGGCGCGGCTGGTGGATCAGTGTGATCCGGTTCGGTTCTGGAGTGCGGATGCGCTTTCTGCCTCCGATGGGTCCTGA
- a CDS encoding DUF302 domain-containing protein: MEKARPTQFYQRLLFSFCLLFVTASQASPVFTLELEGEFEEHYDWVSHALEEQRFYVIFEPNIGRSLSHYQERWGEDYNRHGFQQIRSLVFCNPWYANQVINKDPEMAALCPLSVTLLHKEGVTQVMFLRPSQLHPESPAQPILQELETDVIRALEAAR, translated from the coding sequence ATGGAAAAAGCACGGCCAACACAGTTTTATCAGCGTTTATTGTTTAGTTTCTGCCTGCTGTTTGTCACTGCCAGTCAGGCATCGCCGGTTTTTACCCTTGAGCTGGAGGGTGAATTCGAGGAGCACTATGACTGGGTCAGTCATGCGCTGGAGGAGCAACGCTTCTATGTAATCTTCGAGCCCAACATCGGCCGTTCCCTGTCCCACTATCAGGAACGCTGGGGAGAGGACTATAACCGCCACGGTTTTCAGCAGATTCGCAGTCTGGTGTTCTGTAACCCCTGGTACGCCAATCAGGTCATCAATAAAGACCCGGAGATGGCTGCCCTCTGCCCTCTCTCCGTTACCCTGTTGCATAAAGAGGGGGTCACTCAGGTGATGTTTCTGCGCCCATCTCAGCTCCACCCTGAAAGTCCGGCCCAGCCAATTCTTCAGGAACTGGAAACCGATGTTATCCGGGCGCTGGAAGCGGCCCGATAA
- the ttcA gene encoding tRNA 2-thiocytidine(32) synthetase TtcA — protein MTQSMATSDTSEALNNPEAEALAAEQKKQKTRLNKLQKRLRRETGRAIQDFNMIEEGDKVMVCLSGGKDSYAMLDILMNLQRSAPVNFELVAVNLDQKQPGFPEEVLPAYLSSIGVPFHILERDTYSVVKEVVPEGKTTCALCSRLRRGSLYGFAEEIGANKIALGHHRDDILETLFLNMFYGGKLKSMPPKLVSDDGKNMVIRPLAYSREKDIAAYAELKGFPIIPCNLCGSQENLQRQVIKEMLQDWDKRFPGRIETMFRSLQHVVPSHLADVELFDFKGLQQGFPHGIVPGSDSPRRTETPADPAQAVQSFNPQKIDLLSL, from the coding sequence ATGACCCAAAGCATGGCCACAAGTGACACCTCTGAAGCACTGAACAATCCCGAAGCTGAAGCCCTTGCGGCTGAGCAGAAGAAGCAGAAAACCCGGTTGAATAAACTGCAGAAGCGACTGCGTCGTGAAACCGGACGGGCGATTCAGGACTTCAATATGATCGAAGAGGGCGACAAAGTAATGGTCTGCCTGTCGGGTGGCAAAGATTCTTACGCCATGCTCGATATCCTGATGAACCTGCAGCGCAGTGCGCCGGTCAACTTTGAGCTGGTCGCGGTTAATCTTGACCAGAAGCAGCCGGGCTTTCCGGAAGAGGTATTACCCGCCTACCTGAGTTCTATCGGCGTGCCATTCCACATTCTTGAGCGGGATACTTACTCGGTGGTGAAAGAGGTGGTACCCGAGGGTAAAACCACCTGCGCGCTCTGCTCAAGGCTGCGCCGTGGTTCACTCTACGGCTTTGCCGAAGAGATCGGCGCGAACAAGATAGCCTTAGGCCATCACCGTGATGATATTCTGGAAACCCTGTTTCTGAACATGTTTTATGGCGGCAAACTCAAATCAATGCCGCCTAAACTGGTCTCCGACGATGGCAAGAATATGGTGATCCGGCCACTGGCTTATTCGCGGGAAAAAGATATCGCAGCTTATGCGGAGCTGAAGGGCTTCCCGATTATTCCTTGCAACCTGTGCGGCTCTCAGGAAAATCTGCAGCGTCAGGTGATCAAGGAGATGCTGCAGGACTGGGACAAGCGTTTCCCGGGGCGTATCGAAACCATGTTCCGCTCTTTGCAGCATGTGGTGCCTTCCCATCTGGCGGATGTGGAACTGTTTGATTTTAAAGGGTTGCAGCAGGGTTTCCCGCATGGCATTGTGCCGGGTAGTGACAGCCCCCGGCGAACTGAAACCCCGGCCGATCCGGCGCAGGCGGTGCAGAGTTTTAACCCGCAAAAGATCGACCTGCTCTCCCTCTGA
- a CDS encoding sensor domain-containing diguanylate cyclase: MTPKLVPVAKRTIKPAPPQMDPAMLLQTFDRITLPTFVLDKEHKVIHWNCALEQLSGVNRSEVLGTRDHWRPFYSSPRPCLADLILDGGRWEDVQHYYADKCVRSELIADAYEGEDFFPDCGDSGEWLHFTAATILDAEGEIIGVIETLENISARKKAEFELREREQLYKHLSITDSLTNLHNSRHFYSQLEQMVETARRYHHGFALCFFDLDNFKQLNDNFGHLMGDKVLETFGVLIRSSLRAPDTGYRYGGEEFAILLPSTDLDGAHIVADRVRRSLQNYQFLLDNGDRVQSSVSIGITVYRAGDSPQSLMERADKALYQAKDAGKNCIIGI, encoded by the coding sequence ATGACCCCAAAACTGGTGCCCGTAGCCAAGCGTACAATTAAACCTGCCCCGCCGCAGATGGATCCGGCGATGCTGTTGCAGACCTTTGATCGCATCACCCTGCCTACCTTTGTTCTGGATAAGGAACACAAGGTTATCCACTGGAACTGCGCACTGGAGCAACTCAGTGGTGTGAATCGCTCCGAAGTGCTGGGCACCCGTGACCACTGGCGGCCTTTCTACTCCAGCCCCCGTCCCTGCCTTGCGGACCTGATTCTGGATGGCGGACGCTGGGAAGATGTCCAGCACTACTACGCCGATAAATGTGTTCGCTCCGAGTTGATTGCAGATGCTTATGAAGGTGAAGACTTTTTCCCCGATTGCGGTGACAGTGGCGAGTGGCTTCACTTTACGGCTGCCACCATTCTGGACGCCGAGGGAGAGATCATCGGCGTAATCGAAACCCTGGAAAATATCTCGGCAAGAAAAAAAGCTGAATTTGAGCTGCGTGAGCGGGAACAGCTTTATAAGCACCTGAGTATTACCGACAGCCTGACCAACCTGCATAACTCCCGTCACTTCTACAGCCAACTTGAACAGATGGTGGAAACGGCTCGCCGTTACCATCACGGTTTTGCACTGTGCTTTTTTGATCTGGACAATTTTAAGCAACTGAACGACAACTTTGGCCACCTGATGGGCGATAAGGTGCTGGAAACTTTTGGCGTACTGATCCGTTCCTCGTTACGTGCGCCAGACACCGGCTATCGCTATGGTGGGGAGGAGTTTGCGATCCTGTTGCCCTCAACTGATCTGGATGGGGCGCATATTGTCGCTGACCGGGTGCGTCGCAGTTTACAGAACTATCAGTTCCTGCTGGATAACGGTGACCGGGTGCAATCGAGTGTCAGTATCGGCATCACCGTCTACCGTGCCGGGGATTCGCCTCAGTCATTGATGGAGCGTGCCGATAAGGCGCTTTATCAGGCGAAAGATGCAGGTAAAAACTGCATTATCGGGATTTGA
- a CDS encoding adenosylhomocysteinase: protein MNPLFLKGRHFFEDLNSEPRSELNLVVVTHLLGTAPAYLEALQGFARIALILPKPRSINPQVLETIEQRFPVQLKKRAQIESVEVLAAIINDAVTEGDLILVDIGGYFAAAIGALPERLRARLRGVVEVTENGLKRYQVLSDLPVPVVSIARSPLKGPEDYLTGQSIVYSAEALMRECQQIMNGGYAVVFGYGKIGRSIAKALHAKNINTKIVEIDPVRAIEARSRGFDLISKERALERSDVIFCATGNQSLSNHDFTRIKNGAFLFSVTSSDDELDLSRAEGCFEQTPVSAHITRYQRLGQYFYLANRGNAINFIHQAEVGPYIFLVQGEVIKAINYLQREALTNAIQELPDSIRQELAQSWLSHFA from the coding sequence ATGAATCCTCTGTTTTTGAAAGGTCGCCACTTTTTTGAAGACCTGAATTCCGAACCCCGGTCTGAGCTGAATCTGGTTGTGGTGACCCACTTGCTGGGCACTGCCCCGGCTTATCTTGAGGCCCTGCAGGGGTTTGCACGGATTGCGCTGATACTGCCTAAACCGAGAAGTATTAACCCGCAGGTGCTGGAAACCATAGAGCAGCGGTTTCCGGTGCAGTTGAAAAAGCGGGCGCAGATTGAGTCAGTGGAGGTGCTGGCAGCTATTATAAATGATGCGGTAACCGAGGGAGATCTGATTCTGGTGGATATAGGCGGTTACTTTGCGGCGGCGATCGGAGCGCTGCCGGAGCGCCTTCGGGCGAGGCTGCGTGGGGTGGTGGAAGTGACCGAAAACGGACTGAAACGCTATCAGGTGCTCAGCGATCTGCCGGTGCCGGTGGTCTCTATTGCCCGTAGTCCGCTGAAAGGGCCGGAAGATTATCTGACCGGGCAATCGATTGTTTATTCGGCTGAAGCGCTGATGCGGGAGTGTCAGCAGATTATGAACGGTGGTTATGCGGTGGTGTTCGGTTACGGCAAAATAGGCCGCTCGATTGCTAAAGCGCTGCATGCCAAGAATATTAATACCAAGATTGTCGAGATCGATCCGGTTCGTGCCATTGAGGCGCGCTCTCGCGGTTTTGATCTGATCAGTAAAGAGCGGGCGCTTGAGCGCAGTGATGTGATTTTCTGCGCCACGGGTAACCAGTCACTGAGTAATCATGATTTTACCCGAATAAAAAATGGTGCATTTCTGTTTTCAGTTACCTCCTCGGATGATGAGCTGGATCTCAGCCGCGCTGAAGGCTGTTTTGAGCAAACGCCGGTCAGTGCTCATATCACCCGTTACCAGCGACTGGGGCAATATTTTTATCTGGCCAATCGGGGCAATGCCATTAATTTTATTCATCAGGCGGAGGTCGGCCCCTATATTTTTCTGGTGCAGGGCGAAGTCATTAAAGCGATCAATTACCTGCAGCGTGAAGCGTTAACCAATGCTATACAGGAGCTTCCTGACAGCATACGTCAGGAACTGGCACAGAGCTGGTTGTCACATTTTGCCTGA
- a CDS encoding GlxA family transcriptional regulator, giving the protein MKQIAVLAYPDCQILDVTGPLQVFASANTLLGKQAYQIRILAPDNQPVRTNSGMQLVPDLAYPDAQALDTLLLAGGRGVAAQCKDPQLIQWIRQQASQVRRLGSVCSGAFLLAESGLLKGRQVVSHWRCCDLLAREYPDMQVQPDAIWIKQDNLYTSAGVTSGIDLALALLEEDFGHSVAMEVARELVVFMKRPGGQAQYSSQLQAQEKASGVVAKAIAFIERNLGDDLSLPTLAEHCCVSERHLFRLFKNSFNHSPAAYIENSRLALAQQLVAAGDMGLEQVAQRCGFVSADNLRRVFVRRLGVNPSEYKLRFGSHFKE; this is encoded by the coding sequence GTGAAACAGATTGCCGTGCTGGCTTACCCGGATTGTCAGATCCTCGATGTAACCGGTCCCCTTCAGGTGTTTGCCTCGGCGAATACCCTGCTTGGCAAGCAGGCCTACCAGATCCGTATCTTAGCGCCGGATAACCAGCCTGTGCGGACTAACTCCGGAATGCAGTTGGTTCCTGATCTGGCTTACCCCGATGCGCAGGCGCTGGATACCCTGCTGCTGGCGGGTGGGCGAGGAGTCGCTGCGCAATGCAAAGACCCGCAGTTAATACAGTGGATTCGTCAGCAGGCGTCACAGGTGCGGCGGCTGGGTTCTGTCTGCAGCGGTGCATTTCTGCTGGCTGAATCGGGGCTGCTGAAAGGGCGGCAGGTGGTCAGCCACTGGCGCTGTTGTGATCTGCTGGCCCGAGAGTACCCGGATATGCAGGTGCAACCGGATGCGATCTGGATCAAACAGGACAACCTCTACACCTCTGCGGGTGTGACCTCCGGGATCGATCTTGCTCTGGCTCTGCTGGAGGAGGACTTCGGTCACAGCGTAGCCATGGAGGTGGCCCGTGAACTGGTGGTGTTTATGAAGCGTCCCGGCGGTCAGGCGCAGTACAGTAGCCAGTTGCAGGCTCAGGAGAAAGCCAGCGGTGTGGTGGCGAAAGCGATCGCTTTTATTGAACGTAATCTCGGCGACGATCTGAGTCTGCCGACTCTGGCTGAACACTGCTGTGTCAGTGAGCGCCATCTGTTCCGGTTATTCAAAAACAGTTTTAACCACTCTCCGGCGGCGTATATCGAGAACAGTCGGCTGGCGCTGGCACAGCAACTGGTCGCTGCCGGGGATATGGGGCTGGAGCAGGTGGCACAACGTTGCGGTTTTGTCTCTGCCGACAACCTGAGGCGTGTGTTTGTGCGCCGTCTCGGGGTGAATCCAAGTGAATACAAACTGCGCTTCGGCAGTCATTTCAAGGAGTAA
- a CDS encoding haloacid dehalogenase type II produces the protein MSLTLAFDVYGTLIDTQGVVSQLEAWIGDRASGFSQCWREKQLEYSFRRGLMNEYKNFASCTRDALEYCCQSQAVDLSEAQKQALLACYARLPVFADVKQGLEALQAQGHHLYAFSNGTAEAVDGLLSHAGVRDYFLDIVSVDEIATFKPDPATYRHFLRRSSSKAEQSWLISSNPFDVIGARNFGLQAAWVKRSDGAVFDPWGVEPVVTVSGIPQLAAYLK, from the coding sequence ATGTCACTGACGCTGGCATTTGATGTTTATGGCACGTTGATCGATACCCAGGGGGTGGTTTCTCAACTGGAGGCATGGATCGGTGATCGTGCGAGTGGCTTTTCTCAGTGCTGGCGAGAGAAACAACTGGAGTACTCTTTTCGCCGTGGGCTGATGAACGAGTATAAAAACTTTGCCAGTTGTACCCGGGATGCTCTGGAATATTGCTGTCAGTCGCAGGCTGTTGATCTGTCAGAAGCACAAAAGCAGGCGTTACTGGCCTGCTACGCCCGATTACCGGTCTTTGCCGATGTAAAGCAGGGCCTGGAGGCACTTCAGGCGCAGGGTCATCATCTCTACGCCTTTTCTAATGGAACCGCGGAGGCGGTGGATGGCTTGCTGAGTCATGCCGGGGTGCGTGATTATTTCCTCGATATCGTCAGTGTCGACGAGATTGCGACCTTTAAACCCGATCCGGCAACGTATCGTCATTTTCTGCGCCGAAGCAGCAGTAAAGCAGAGCAAAGCTGGTTGATTTCGAGTAATCCCTTTGATGTGATCGGTGCGCGGAATTTTGGTTTGCAGGCGGCATGGGTCAAGCGTTCAGACGGCGCTGTTTTTGATCCATGGGGTGTGGAGCCGGTTGTTACTGTCTCCGGGATTCCTCAGTTGGCAGCGTACCTGAAATAA
- a CDS encoding MFS transporter, producing MNRNVILLSGCQALLTTGNVLLVAVVALIGQKLTSSAALTTFPVATQFIGLMLATIPASLIMRKIGRKNGFYLGNSVGISGALLCILALNQGQFYLFSAGTFLLGIGIGFGTLYRFAAVEVSSEAERSKAISFVMAGGVIAAILGPQLAVHSQNMLGEAEFAGAFVGLLGLYTLALIMLFFTHIPHEKADQTALAQRPLSQILRQPDFIVAAVVGMVSYLVMNLLMVATPLAMARCGYSFAQSAHVIEWHVLGMFVPSFFTGSLISRFGLRRIMTLGVVFMLACIGINLTGVSEWHFWTALVCLGIGWNFMFISATQLVTSTYQPAEKAKTQAANEFIVFSMVTLSALSSGWMESALGWQTMNWTMLPLVLWAAAVIFLVGRKPSPVSAVAGG from the coding sequence ATGAACAGGAATGTGATTCTCTTATCTGGCTGTCAGGCGCTGCTGACCACGGGTAATGTCCTGCTGGTGGCGGTGGTAGCCCTGATTGGCCAGAAACTGACCAGCTCTGCGGCGCTGACCACGTTTCCGGTAGCAACTCAGTTTATCGGTCTGATGCTGGCCACCATACCGGCGTCGCTGATTATGCGTAAGATTGGTCGCAAGAACGGTTTTTATCTGGGTAACAGCGTGGGAATCAGCGGTGCACTGCTCTGTATTCTGGCGCTGAATCAGGGGCAGTTTTATCTGTTTTCCGCAGGTACATTCCTGCTGGGTATCGGTATCGGCTTTGGTACGCTGTATCGCTTTGCAGCAGTGGAGGTCTCGTCTGAGGCAGAGCGCAGCAAAGCCATCTCTTTTGTGATGGCCGGTGGCGTGATTGCTGCCATACTCGGCCCGCAACTGGCGGTGCACAGTCAGAATATGCTTGGTGAGGCAGAGTTTGCCGGGGCCTTTGTGGGGTTGTTGGGACTCTATACCCTGGCGCTGATCATGCTGTTCTTTACCCATATTCCCCATGAAAAAGCGGATCAGACAGCCTTAGCGCAACGTCCGCTGAGTCAGATCCTGCGTCAGCCGGATTTTATTGTCGCGGCCGTGGTGGGGATGGTCTCCTATCTGGTGATGAATCTGCTGATGGTGGCGACCCCGCTGGCGATGGCCCGGTGCGGGTACAGTTTTGCCCAGTCAGCCCATGTGATCGAATGGCATGTACTGGGGATGTTCGTACCTTCGTTCTTTACCGGTAGTCTGATCAGCCGGTTCGGGTTGCGCCGGATCATGACGTTGGGTGTTGTTTTTATGCTGGCATGTATCGGAATTAATCTCACAGGCGTCAGTGAGTGGCACTTCTGGACAGCGCTGGTTTGCCTGGGCATTGGCTGGAACTTCATGTTTATCAGTGCCACCCAGTTGGTGACCTCGACTTACCAGCCGGCAGAAAAAGCCAAAACGCAGGCGGCGAATGAGTTTATCGTCTTCAGCATGGTCACCCTTTCTGCACTCTCTTCCGGTTGGATGGAGTCTGCATTGGGCTGGCAGACCATGAACTGGACTATGCTACCTCTGGTATTATGGGCGGCTGCCGTGATCTTTCTGGTCGGCAGAAAGCCGTCACCCGTCAGCGCCGTCGCCGGAGGATAA
- the recQ gene encoding DNA helicase RecQ, whose product MNLSALQILKDVFGYDQFREPQADVIETLVGGRDTLVVVPTGGGKSLCYQLPALMRRGTAIVISPLIALMQDQVTALSQWGIRAGCLNSSMDFSLIGETEHQLRSGGLDLLYIAPERLLQPRTLSLLQGAELALFAIDEAHCVSQWGHDFRPEYLQLSQLADSFPQVPRIALTATADQRTQQEIVQRLALRNPAEFIQGFDRPNIRYRIGQKDSAKKQLLKFLKDEHPKDSGIVYCLSRKRVEETAAWLCEQGFTALPYHAGLGAELRAHNQHRFLTEENIIMVATIAFGMGIDKPNVRFVAHLDLPKSIEAYYQETGRAGRDGMPADAWMVYGLQDVMFLRQMLEGSQAPAEQKVVERQKLEAMLGLCEITQCRRQVLLSYFGESDHPPCGNCDTCLEPVPVWDGTEAARKALSAVYRSGQSFGVNHVIDILLGKSNDKTERFAHQKLSTWGIGKELDKNQWRSVFRQLVARGLLGVNVDQHGVLHLTDRCRPLLRGEERIELRKDQRQHTPYRKSQVPQNKLEAEDYALWNDLKAARKRLSDEQDVPPYVIFHDATLMEMVMYRPQTAEQFRRLNGVGERKLDLYGAEFLEVIENHHSGSDQTAEPSQADQTLLLYKSGMTIDQVCRQQHLSANAIYAHLAQAIQRGELAVRDVVELPESEFSNIEQTILACQTQFGQALKPVHEALAGAYELGVLRCIKAGMEQG is encoded by the coding sequence ATGAATTTAAGCGCGCTACAGATATTGAAGGATGTTTTTGGTTACGATCAGTTTCGTGAACCTCAGGCGGACGTGATCGAAACGCTGGTCGGCGGCCGGGACACGCTGGTGGTTGTTCCCACCGGTGGGGGGAAATCCCTTTGTTATCAGTTGCCTGCGTTGATGCGCCGGGGTACGGCGATTGTCATATCGCCGCTGATCGCGCTGATGCAGGACCAGGTGACGGCGCTTTCCCAGTGGGGCATCCGGGCCGGCTGCCTCAACTCCAGTATGGACTTCAGCTTAATCGGTGAGACCGAGCATCAACTGCGCAGCGGTGGTCTGGATCTGCTGTATATCGCCCCGGAAAGACTGTTACAACCTCGTACACTGAGCCTACTGCAAGGGGCGGAGCTGGCGCTGTTTGCCATTGATGAGGCGCATTGTGTCTCCCAGTGGGGGCATGATTTCCGTCCGGAATACCTGCAACTGAGTCAACTGGCCGATAGCTTCCCTCAGGTTCCCCGGATTGCGCTGACGGCAACCGCGGATCAGCGTACCCAGCAGGAGATCGTCCAGCGCCTGGCGCTGCGCAATCCGGCGGAGTTTATTCAGGGCTTTGACCGGCCTAATATCCGCTACCGTATCGGCCAGAAAGACAGCGCCAAAAAGCAGTTGCTGAAGTTCCTTAAGGATGAACACCCGAAAGATTCCGGCATCGTTTACTGCCTGTCCCGGAAACGGGTTGAAGAGACCGCGGCCTGGCTCTGTGAGCAGGGCTTTACGGCATTGCCTTACCATGCGGGATTGGGAGCCGAATTGCGGGCGCACAATCAGCATCGCTTTCTGACCGAAGAAAATATCATCATGGTGGCGACCATTGCGTTTGGTATGGGAATCGACAAGCCCAATGTGCGTTTTGTGGCCCATCTGGATCTGCCGAAAAGTATCGAAGCTTATTATCAGGAAACCGGCCGGGCGGGGCGTGATGGTATGCCTGCGGATGCCTGGATGGTCTACGGTCTGCAGGATGTTATGTTTCTCCGGCAGATGCTGGAGGGCTCTCAGGCACCCGCTGAGCAGAAAGTGGTGGAGCGTCAGAAACTGGAGGCGATGCTGGGTTTGTGTGAGATCACTCAGTGCCGCCGGCAGGTGTTGCTGAGCTATTTCGGTGAATCCGATCATCCCCCCTGCGGCAACTGCGATACCTGTCTGGAACCGGTACCGGTATGGGATGGTACCGAAGCGGCGCGCAAGGCGCTCTCTGCAGTTTATCGCTCAGGTCAGAGTTTTGGTGTAAACCATGTGATCGATATTCTGCTGGGCAAAAGCAACGATAAAACCGAGCGTTTTGCCCATCAGAAGCTCTCCACCTGGGGTATCGGTAAGGAACTGGATAAGAACCAGTGGCGTTCGGTATTCCGTCAACTGGTGGCCCGGGGGCTGCTGGGGGTTAATGTGGATCAGCATGGGGTGCTGCATCTGACCGATCGCTGTCGGCCGTTGTTGCGCGGTGAAGAGCGGATTGAGTTACGCAAGGATCAGCGTCAGCATACCCCTTATCGCAAGAGTCAGGTACCGCAGAACAAGCTGGAAGCTGAAGATTATGCGCTCTGGAATGACCTTAAGGCGGCGCGTAAGCGTCTGTCAGATGAGCAGGATGTACCGCCCTATGTGATTTTCCACGATGCAACCCTGATGGAAATGGTGATGTACCGGCCGCAGACGGCGGAGCAGTTCCGTCGCCTCAACGGCGTTGGGGAGCGGAAACTGGATCTGTACGGTGCTGAGTTCCTTGAGGTGATCGAAAATCATCACAGTGGAAGCGATCAGACCGCAGAGCCGAGTCAGGCCGACCAGACGCTTCTGTTGTATAAAAGCGGCATGACCATCGATCAGGTTTGTCGTCAGCAGCACTTGTCGGCCAATGCAATTTACGCCCATCTGGCGCAGGCCATCCAGCGCGGTGAACTGGCTGTCAGGGATGTGGTGGAGTTACCTGAATCTGAATTCAGCAATATTGAACAGACTATTCTGGCCTGTCAGACACAGTTTGGTCAGGCTTTGAAGCCTGTTCATGAAGCGCTGGCAGGGGCCTATGAACTCGGTGTTTTGCGCTGTATCAAAGCCGGTATGGAGCAGGGATGA
- a CDS encoding YecA family protein, which yields MTLISANPLSDAELDTLDDFLYSDFVSEDCLDLIGVHGLFCALNISPTPVDQATWIELVFEQEPNWESPAQQEQIMGLLKRFYSSIGASLYSDGEIELLCELSLDPEEDEDISPLAWWAQAFMEGVFTQEEEWFGSKSEEDVAQMLLPIMVASDLFDEEDISKIREDEKLCAEMCAQIPELLIDLYLYFHAPDK from the coding sequence ATGACACTTATCTCTGCCAATCCCCTGTCCGACGCTGAGCTGGACACACTGGATGACTTCCTCTACTCCGATTTTGTCTCAGAAGACTGTCTCGACCTGATCGGCGTTCATGGTCTGTTCTGCGCTCTGAACATCAGCCCGACTCCGGTTGATCAGGCGACCTGGATAGAGCTGGTTTTTGAGCAGGAACCGAACTGGGAATCCCCGGCTCAGCAGGAACAGATTATGGGCCTGCTGAAACGCTTCTACAGCAGTATCGGTGCCAGCCTCTACAGCGATGGCGAGATTGAACTGCTCTGCGAGCTCTCTCTGGATCCCGAGGAAGATGAAGATATTTCTCCTCTTGCCTGGTGGGCACAGGCCTTCATGGAAGGTGTATTCACCCAGGAAGAAGAGTGGTTCGGAAGCAAATCGGAAGAAGATGTAGCACAGATGCTACTGCCGATTATGGTGGCATCTGACCTGTTTGATGAGGAAGATATCAGTAAGATCCGTGAAGATGAAAAGCTCTGCGCAGAGATGTGCGCGCAGATTCCGGAATTGCTGATTGATCTCTATCTGTATTTCCACGCACCGGACAAATAA
- a CDS encoding YqaA family protein, producing MSESQSLLALFVSGFISATLLPGGSEALLAWQLSQQLHDPWNLWAAVTAGNALGGILTFLMGLILARFYPLRNLNKPRQQQAQRWIERYGALALLFSWLPLIGDPLCLMAGWLKTRLLPSLLLITVGKAIRYLIIVGLI from the coding sequence ATGAGCGAGTCGCAGAGTCTGCTCGCTCTGTTTGTCAGCGGGTTTATCTCTGCCACTTTACTGCCGGGCGGTTCAGAGGCTTTGCTGGCCTGGCAACTGAGTCAGCAGTTACACGATCCCTGGAACCTCTGGGCGGCTGTCACTGCCGGGAATGCGTTGGGGGGGATCCTGACCTTTCTGATGGGCTTGATACTGGCCCGTTTCTATCCCTTGCGGAATCTGAATAAACCCCGCCAACAGCAGGCTCAACGCTGGATTGAGCGATATGGCGCTCTGGCTCTGTTGTTTTCCTGGTTGCCTCTGATCGGTGATCCGCTCTGCCTGATGGCGGGCTGGCTGAAGACCCGCTTGCTGCCGAGTCTGCTGCTGATTACAGTAGGCAAAGCGATACGCTACCTTATTATTGTGGGATTGATATGA